A DNA window from Staphylococcus warneri contains the following coding sequences:
- a CDS encoding NAD/NADP-dependent octopine/nopaline dehydrogenase family protein gives MKIAIIGSGNGAVTAALDMVDKGHEVKLYCRNQSLEKFNKPIEKGGFDFNNEGEEKFIQFTDISDDIEYVMKDADIIQVIIPSSFIEYYAKVMSYHVTNDQLIFFNIAASMASIRFMNVLEDRHIDVMPHFAEANTLTYGTRVDFNEARVDLSLNVRRVYFSTFNREELNDSYDKVSQIYPNLVKEESLLKTNLENGNPEVHPGPTLLNVGRIDYADEFSLYKEGITKHTVRLLHGIELERLNLGRKLGFELETAKESRIQRGYLERKDEDEPLNRLFNTSPVFSQIPGPNHVENRYLTEDIAYGLVLWSSLGRVIDVPTPNIDAVIVIASTILERDFFEDGLTVEELGLDKLDLE, from the coding sequence ATGAAAATAGCAATTATTGGTTCAGGTAATGGTGCTGTAACAGCTGCACTAGACATGGTGGATAAAGGTCATGAGGTTAAATTGTATTGTCGTAACCAATCTCTAGAAAAATTCAATAAACCAATAGAAAAAGGTGGATTTGATTTTAATAATGAAGGAGAAGAAAAATTCATTCAGTTCACGGATATCAGTGATGATATTGAATATGTGATGAAGGATGCAGATATTATACAAGTCATTATCCCATCTTCATTTATCGAATATTATGCAAAAGTGATGTCTTATCATGTCACAAATGATCAACTGATATTCTTTAATATCGCTGCATCAATGGCATCTATACGCTTTATGAATGTACTTGAAGATAGACATATTGATGTAATGCCTCATTTTGCTGAAGCTAATACATTAACTTATGGTACACGCGTTGATTTTAATGAAGCACGTGTCGATTTATCATTGAACGTGCGTAGAGTATACTTCTCTACATTTAATCGAGAAGAATTAAATGACAGTTATGATAAAGTTTCACAAATTTATCCGAATTTGGTTAAAGAGGAAAGTTTACTTAAAACCAATTTAGAAAATGGTAACCCAGAGGTACATCCAGGGCCTACTTTATTAAATGTTGGACGTATTGATTATGCAGATGAATTCTCACTATATAAAGAAGGGATTACAAAGCATACTGTTCGTCTACTTCATGGTATTGAATTAGAACGTTTGAATTTAGGGCGTAAATTAGGATTTGAATTAGAAACTGCTAAAGAATCTAGAATTCAAAGAGGCTATTTAGAACGTAAAGATGAGGATGAGCCGTTAAATCGTTTATTTAATACGAGTCCAGTATTCTCTCAAATTCCTGGTCCTAATCATGTAGAAAATAGATATTTAACAGAAGACATTGCATATGGCTTAGTACTATGGTCTAGCTTGGGACGTGTGATTGATGTACCTACGCCTAATATTGATGCAGTGATTGTCATTGCTTCTACTATTTTAGAACGTGATTTCTTTGAAGATGGTCTAACAGTTGAGGAACTAGGATTAGATAAATTAGATTTAGAATAG
- a CDS encoding DMT family transporter, with the protein MKWLKVILAGLVEIIWVTGLNNADSIFSWLFTLIFIILSFYLVINATKSLPVGTVYAIFVGIGAAGTVIVDILFFNQPFTFMKILLVTLLIIGIIGLKLSTTDDVEGGSK; encoded by the coding sequence TTGAAATGGTTAAAAGTCATTCTAGCAGGACTAGTTGAAATCATATGGGTTACTGGACTGAATAATGCTGATTCAATTTTCAGTTGGTTATTTACACTTATCTTTATCATTTTAAGCTTTTATCTCGTCATCAATGCTACGAAATCTTTACCAGTTGGTACAGTGTATGCGATATTCGTCGGCATTGGAGCAGCTGGTACTGTGATCGTCGATATACTATTTTTCAACCAACCTTTTACATTTATGAAAATATTATTAGTTACTTTATTAATAATAGGTATTATAGGTTTAAAGCTTTCCACAACGGATGATGTTGAAGGAGGTAGCAAATAA
- a CDS encoding CHAP domain-containing protein, which translates to MKKIATITTLTAGIGAAYFGTTAHHADAAEFNQSNNQSYNYNTAQTSTSNTTSERSASGNLYTAGQCTWYVYDKVGGKVGSTWGDARNWASAAQQAGYTVNHTPKAGSILQSSAGGYGHVAYVESVGSDGSVTVSEMNYSGGPFSVSTRTISAGEASSYNYIHI; encoded by the coding sequence ATGAAAAAAATCGCAACTATTACTACATTAACAGCAGGCATTGGCGCTGCATATTTCGGTACAACTGCTCATCACGCAGATGCTGCAGAATTTAATCAATCAAATAATCAATCATATAATTATAATACAGCTCAAACATCTACTAGCAATACTACATCAGAAAGATCTGCTTCTGGTAACTTATATACAGCTGGTCAATGTACTTGGTACGTTTATGACAAAGTTGGCGGAAAAGTAGGCTCAACTTGGGGAGACGCTAGAAACTGGGCATCAGCTGCACAACAAGCTGGTTATACAGTCAATCACACACCAAAAGCTGGATCAATTTTACAATCATCAGCAGGTGGTTATGGTCACGTTGCTTATGTTGAAAGTGTTGGTTCTGACGGTTCAGTTACAGTTTCTGAAATGAACTATAGCGGTGGACCTTTCTCAGTAAGCACACGTACTATTTCTGCAGGTGAAGCAAGCTCATATAATTATATTCATATCTAA
- a CDS encoding DUF4870 domain-containing protein — protein MTEHNQNDVLHDQSSEVVDSDNQESRLMAMLIYLLSLFSGFIGPLIIWIIKHKESRFVNKAGKNYLNFVISYTIWTIIILVVMLVPFFIGLSMGTDTSMTVGFIIYIIGFIIMMVLAFVSFIFTIIACVKYYNGNEYLIPLSIRFFK, from the coding sequence ATGACAGAACACAATCAGAATGATGTTTTACATGATCAATCTTCTGAAGTAGTTGATTCAGATAACCAAGAATCTCGATTAATGGCTATGTTAATCTATTTATTAAGTTTATTCAGTGGTTTTATTGGTCCGCTTATCATTTGGATAATCAAACATAAAGAATCTCGTTTCGTTAATAAAGCTGGTAAAAATTACTTAAACTTTGTTATTTCCTATACAATTTGGACAATAATTATATTAGTTGTTATGTTAGTTCCATTTTTTATCGGGTTAAGTATGGGTACTGATACCTCTATGACTGTAGGTTTTATTATCTATATCATTGGCTTTATTATTATGATGGTTTTAGCCTTTGTTTCATTTATTTTTACTATTATTGCATGTGTTAAATACTATAATGGCAATGAATACCTAATTCCACTTAGCATTAGATTTTTCAAATAA